The nucleotide sequence GCCGCCGACGGATTCGGCAAAGCAGGTCGGTCCAAAACAGTTTCGTTTGACATCGCATTTTGTTTCACAGACGGGACAGTTCAGCTCATCTCTCTCCCCTGGTTTCGCGTGTAGATATTGTGTTCCGCTCAGTAACATTACCTGTGTCTCCTCATTAAAGTCTGATTGAAGTCAAACCATCACGGACAACACTGGCGGGCAGACAAAAGCGTTCAGGAGAATCCCCGCTGGAATCTCTGAGCCATTCTTTGCCTCTGCAGGCCGCATCGTTTCCTTTCGGAAGGCAGTGGCACCTTGGTGGCTGAACCAGGTTGCCGGGCGTTTCAAAGGGCCTGTTCCCTCAACACCGCTCGTGATGCTCAAAATGGAATCAACTGTCTCAATTCCACTCACGTCGTAATCGTAGGACGGGATGAATCGAAGATCAAGACCTTAAATCATTTTAGCTGGTCAGGTATTGTTACATCGCATCGACTGCCTCGGCGAATCCTCTATCCGCAGGAAATACCAGCAGGAAATATTCAGTTGCCTGCCAGCATTCCTAACTGTTCAGCCCCAGGTGCGCGAAGAGGTTTCGTTTACTGACGGACAGATCATCGTCAAAGGGAAAACCGTTAAACGGGGAAAACCCAAACGAGCCGATTATATTCTCTACTACCGGCCCAACATCTCCCTGGCCGTCACCGAGGCCAAAGACAACAACCACTCAGTCGGTGACCTTCGAGCTGGAGGGTATCCGAAAACTAAGAAAAGTGTGAACAGTCTGGTCTGAGATTTGCATGATTCTGTTCTCTGAAAGGAGGCTTTATCATGCCCACACGATCGCGTACAGAGCTAAGCCGGCTCGTCGACACGGGATCCAGGACGGACCCAACTGTAGAATTAACCGATAAACATTGGAGTTTATTTGAGGATTTAATTCCCTGGGTACCACCGGCACCCCAGGGGGAGGCCCCAAAGCAAAACCCAGAGCCTGTTTCAATGACATTATGTGGGTGCTGCGGACAGGAGCCCGCTGGAAAGATTTACCAGAGAAGTATCCGCCGAAATCATCCTGTCATGATCGTTTGAAGGAATGGTCGGAGTCAGGTCTATTCGATCAAGCATTAGAACGATTATTGAGAGCCTTAGAAGAAACGGAGATTTTCAGTCTGAGCATAAAATTCCTAAAACACGCGTTTCTACAAGCGTTTTTTTAGATACAAGTTACAGCTGTGACCATAAAACGGAAACAGGCTCTACATCCGTCCGGAAGTGGGAAGTATTCTCGCTTCAGAGATCCAGTATTTTAGAAATCAAAACAGTTTTAGATTGGAGCCAGATGGCCTTCTGACCTTGCCCCTTAACCGGCCCCTGAATTCGATATGCTGGAATAATCAAATCGATTTTCCATACTCAAAATAATCGACTGGTCGATAAGTTGTGAGAGATCTTCAATGTTGGCCTGTGATACCAATACTTCACCCGAAAGTACGCCGCGCAAAACAGCTTCGGGCACAGATAGTTTTCGAAGCGATCCTTTGTCCATTTCAAGAATCACTACTTATTTGGCATCGCCTCCCATCGTATGATATTGAGGACTTGTCTCAAGTCATCTCGTTTCTATAATCAAGCAAACATGAGATCAAGGATTGGCATAGGGAA is from Gimesia maris and encodes:
- a CDS encoding transposase; this translates as MGTTGTPGGGPKAKPRACFNDIMWVLRTGARWKDLPEKYPPKSSCHDRLKEWSESGLFDQALERLLRALEETEIFSLSIKFLKHAFLQAFF